A DNA window from Pseudomonas wuhanensis contains the following coding sequences:
- the catA gene encoding catechol 1,2-dioxygenase: MNVKISHTASVQKFLEEASGLLNDAGDPRVKALVYRILRDSVNIIEDLAVTPEEFWKAVNYLNVLGARQEAGLLVAGLGLEHYLDLLMDAEDEQAGKSGGTPRTIEGPLYVAGAPLSNFEARLDDGVDPGVVLFMQGQVLNTAGEPLAGAVVDVWHANTGGTYSYFDTAQSEFNLRRRIVTDAEGRYRFRSIVPSGYGCPPDGPTQQLLDQLGRHGQRPAHIHFFISAPDHRHLTTQINLDGDQYLHDDFAYATRDELIAKITFSDDPQRAAAHGVSGRFAEIDFDFTLQSSAQPEEQQRHERVRALED, encoded by the coding sequence ATGAACGTCAAGATTTCCCACACTGCCAGTGTCCAGAAGTTTCTCGAAGAGGCCAGCGGCCTGCTCAATGACGCCGGCGATCCGCGGGTCAAGGCGCTGGTTTATCGCATCCTGCGCGATTCGGTGAACATCATCGAAGACCTGGCCGTGACCCCGGAAGAATTCTGGAAAGCCGTCAACTACCTCAACGTGCTGGGCGCGCGGCAGGAGGCCGGTCTGTTGGTGGCCGGGCTTGGTCTTGAGCATTACCTCGACCTGCTGATGGACGCCGAAGACGAGCAGGCCGGCAAATCCGGCGGCACCCCGCGGACCATCGAAGGGCCGCTGTATGTGGCCGGCGCACCGCTGTCGAACTTCGAAGCGCGGCTGGACGATGGCGTCGATCCGGGCGTCGTTTTGTTCATGCAAGGTCAGGTGCTCAACACCGCTGGCGAACCGCTGGCCGGGGCGGTAGTGGATGTCTGGCACGCCAATACCGGCGGCACCTATTCGTATTTCGACACCGCCCAGTCCGAGTTCAACCTGCGTCGCAGGATTGTCACCGATGCCGAGGGTCGCTACCGCTTCCGTAGCATCGTGCCGTCGGGCTACGGTTGCCCGCCGGACGGTCCAACCCAGCAATTGCTCGATCAACTGGGCCGTCATGGCCAGCGGCCGGCACACATTCACTTCTTCATTTCGGCGCCGGATCATCGTCACCTGACCACCCAGATCAACCTCGATGGCGATCAGTACCTGCATGACGATTTCGCCTACGCCACCCGTGACGAACTGATCGCCAAAATCACTTTCAGTGACGATCCGCAGCGTGCGGCGGCTCATGGTGTCAGCGGTCGTTTTGCCGAAATCGATTTCGATTTCACCCTGCAGTCGTCCGCTCAGCCAGAGGAGCAGCAACGCCACGAACGGGTTCGCGCGCTCGAGGACTGA
- a CDS encoding AraC family transcriptional regulator — translation MMQAQLLSHRSRVFDHADPYEVSGYVNQHVGNHCLQMPRVGRPLASLDHRKFASLDLCRISYGASVRVTSGALDSIYHLQVLLRGNCLWRGHGQEHYFAPGELLLINPDDPVDLTYSSDCEKFILKVPTRLLESVCEEQRWRYPGQGVRFLENRYQLNELEGFVGLLAMICQEAEAAEPIPRVQEHYAQIVVSKMLGLMKTNVMRTDPGSASATFEALVDYIACNLKQDIDSEELARQARMSLRSLYGLFERNAGDTPKNYIRQKKLERIHANLSDPTCNVRNVTEVAMDYGFLHLGRFSDSYRKQFGELPSDTLKRRH, via the coding sequence ATGATGCAAGCGCAATTGTTGAGTCATCGCAGCAGAGTCTTCGACCATGCCGACCCGTACGAGGTATCTGGCTACGTCAATCAGCACGTCGGCAACCATTGCCTGCAGATGCCCAGGGTCGGTCGACCGCTGGCCAGCCTCGATCATCGCAAGTTTGCCAGCCTCGATCTGTGCCGCATCAGTTACGGCGCCAGCGTGCGGGTCACCTCAGGCGCGCTGGACAGCATCTATCACTTGCAGGTGCTGCTGCGCGGCAACTGCCTGTGGCGCGGCCATGGTCAGGAACATTACTTTGCGCCTGGCGAGTTGCTGCTGATCAACCCGGACGATCCGGTGGATCTGACCTATTCCAGTGATTGCGAAAAATTCATCCTGAAAGTTCCCACCCGGCTGTTGGAGTCGGTGTGCGAGGAGCAGCGCTGGCGGTATCCGGGGCAGGGCGTGCGGTTTCTGGAGAACCGTTATCAGCTCAATGAGCTGGAAGGTTTCGTCGGTCTGCTGGCGATGATTTGCCAGGAGGCGGAAGCCGCCGAGCCGATTCCCCGGGTGCAGGAGCACTATGCGCAAATCGTTGTCAGCAAAATGCTCGGCCTGATGAAGACCAACGTCATGCGCACCGATCCCGGCTCAGCCTCGGCGACGTTCGAGGCGCTGGTCGATTACATCGCGTGCAACCTCAAGCAGGACATCGACAGCGAAGAACTGGCGCGCCAGGCGCGGATGAGCCTGCGTTCGCTGTATGGCTTGTTCGAACGCAACGCGGGGGACACGCCGAAAAACTACATCCGGCAGAAAAAGCTCGAACGCATTCACGCCAACCTGAGCGACCCGACCTGCAACGTGCGCAACGTCACGGAAGTGGCCATGGATTATGGCTTTTTGCACCTGGGCCGGTTCTCCGACAGCTACCGCAAACAGTTCGGCGAATTGCCGTCGGACACCCTCAAGCGCCGGCACTGA
- the benA gene encoding benzoate 1,2-dioxygenase large subunit — translation MTLRPEYLHSLLEEDPEQGIYRCKREMFTDPRLFDLEMEHIFEGNWLYLAHESQIPNNNDFYTTTMGRQSIFIARNKDGELNAFINACSHRGAMLCRHKTGNKSSYTCPFHGWTFNNSGKLLKVKDPAAAGYPASFNCEGSHDLTKVARFESYRGFLFGSLKADVVPLVEHLGESAKIIDMIVDQSADGLEVLRGSSSYIYEGNWKLTAENGADGYHVSSVHWNYAATQNQRKQREAGDCNPTMSAGTWAKQGGGFYSFDKGHMLLWTRWSNPEDRPLYERRDELARDFGQARADWMIENSRNLCLYPNVYLMDQFSSQIRIARPISVNRTEITIYCIAPKGESDHARSSRIRQYEDFFNVSGMATPDDLEEFRSCQTGYQGSVTAWNDMSRGAEHWVEGADDAAKEIDLHPLLSGVRTEDEGLFVLQHKYWQQTMLKALAAEQSELIAVEAV, via the coding sequence ATGACCCTGCGACCCGAATACCTTCACTCCCTGCTTGAAGAAGACCCTGAGCAGGGCATCTATCGCTGCAAGCGCGAGATGTTCACCGATCCGCGGCTGTTCGACCTCGAGATGGAACACATCTTTGAAGGCAACTGGCTGTACCTTGCGCATGAAAGCCAGATCCCCAACAACAACGATTTCTACACCACCACCATGGGGCGCCAGTCGATCTTCATCGCGCGCAACAAGGACGGTGAGTTGAACGCCTTTATCAATGCGTGCAGCCACCGCGGGGCGATGCTCTGCCGGCACAAGACCGGCAACAAGAGCTCCTACACCTGCCCATTCCACGGCTGGACCTTCAACAACTCCGGCAAGTTGCTCAAGGTCAAGGACCCGGCGGCGGCCGGTTACCCGGCGAGCTTCAATTGCGAAGGCTCCCACGACCTGACCAAAGTCGCGCGTTTCGAATCCTATCGCGGCTTCCTGTTCGGCAGCCTCAAGGCCGACGTGGTGCCGTTGGTGGAGCACCTGGGCGAGTCGGCGAAGATCATCGACATGATCGTCGACCAGTCCGCCGATGGCCTGGAAGTGCTGCGCGGTTCCTCCAGCTACATCTACGAAGGTAACTGGAAACTCACCGCCGAAAACGGTGCCGACGGCTATCACGTCAGCTCCGTGCACTGGAACTACGCCGCAACCCAGAACCAGCGCAAACAGCGCGAAGCCGGCGATTGCAATCCGACCATGAGCGCCGGCACCTGGGCCAAGCAGGGCGGTGGTTTCTATTCCTTCGACAAGGGCCACATGCTGCTCTGGACCCGTTGGTCCAACCCCGAGGACCGTCCGCTGTATGAGCGTCGCGACGAGTTGGCCCGGGACTTCGGCCAGGCCCGCGCCGACTGGATGATCGAGAACTCGCGCAACCTGTGCCTGTACCCGAACGTGTACCTGATGGATCAGTTCAGCTCGCAGATTCGCATCGCCCGGCCGATCTCGGTCAACCGCACCGAAATCACCATTTACTGCATCGCCCCCAAAGGCGAAAGCGACCACGCCCGTTCTAGCCGGATTCGTCAGTACGAGGATTTCTTCAACGTCAGCGGCATGGCGACCCCGGACGATCTGGAAGAGTTTCGCTCCTGCCAGACGGGTTACCAGGGCAGCGTCACCGCCTGGAACGACATGTCCCGTGGCGCCGAGCACTGGGTGGAAGGCGCCGATGACGCGGCCAAGGAGATCGACCTGCATCCGCTGCTCAGCGGCGTGCGCACCGAAGACGAAGGCTTGTTCGTGCTGCAACACAAATATTGGCAGCAGACCATGCTCAAGGCCCTGGCTGCCGAACAGTCCGAACTGATTGCAGTGGAGGCCGTGTAA
- the benB gene encoding benzoate 1,2-dioxygenase small subunit: MTITYDAVRDFLYREARYLDDKQWDDWLELYAPDATFWMPSWDDNDELTEDPQREISLIWYGNRTGLEDRIFRIKTERSSASVPDTRTSHNLSNIELIEQADGLCKVRFNWHTLSFRYKTVDSYFGSSFYTLDVRGENTRILAKKVILKNDYVRQVIDVYHL, encoded by the coding sequence ATGACTATCACCTATGACGCGGTACGCGATTTCCTCTATCGCGAAGCACGCTACCTCGACGACAAGCAATGGGACGACTGGCTGGAGTTGTACGCGCCGGACGCAACCTTCTGGATGCCGTCCTGGGACGACAACGACGAGCTGACTGAAGACCCGCAGCGGGAAATTTCGCTGATCTGGTACGGCAACCGCACCGGCCTGGAAGACCGCATCTTCCGCATCAAGACCGAGCGTTCCAGCGCCAGCGTGCCGGACACCCGCACCTCGCACAACCTCAGCAATATCGAGCTGATCGAACAGGCCGACGGGCTGTGCAAGGTGCGCTTCAACTGGCACACCCTGAGCTTTCGCTACAAGACCGTCGACAGCTATTTCGGCAGCAGTTTCTACACCCTCGATGTGCGCGGTGAAAATACGCGGATCTTGGCCAAGAAAGTGATCCTGAAGAACGATTACGTTCGCCAGGTGATCGATGTTTACCACCTCTGA
- the benC gene encoding benzoate 1,2-dioxygenase electron transfer component BenC — protein sequence MTHSIAFNFEDGVTRFIDANAGETVADAAYRQGINIPLDCRDGACGTCKCFAEAGRYDLGEDYIEDALSADEAQQGFVLTCQMRAQSDCVVRVPVSSDVCRTRQASYDATISAVRQLSDSTIALSIKGEALSKLAFLPGQYVNLGVPGSEQTRAYSFSSLQRDGEVSFLIRNVPGGLMSSFLTGMAKAGDSMSLAGPLGSFYLRDIRRPLLLLAGGTGLAPFTAMLERIAEQGSEHPLHLIYGVTNDFDLVELDRLEVFAARIPNFSFSACVANPDSRHPLKGYVTQHIEPRHLNDGDVDVYLCGPPPMVEAVSQFIREQGIAPVNFYYEKFAASAA from the coding sequence ATGACTCATTCCATTGCGTTCAATTTTGAAGACGGCGTCACCCGATTCATCGACGCCAATGCTGGGGAAACCGTGGCCGATGCTGCGTATCGCCAGGGCATCAATATTCCCCTGGACTGCCGCGACGGCGCCTGCGGCACCTGCAAATGCTTCGCCGAGGCCGGCCGCTATGACTTGGGCGAGGACTACATTGAAGACGCCCTCAGCGCCGACGAAGCGCAGCAGGGTTTTGTCCTGACCTGCCAGATGCGTGCGCAGAGCGATTGCGTGGTGCGGGTGCCGGTTTCATCGGATGTCTGCCGTACGCGTCAGGCCAGTTATGACGCGACCATCAGCGCCGTGCGCCAGTTGTCCGACAGCACCATTGCGCTGTCGATCAAAGGCGAGGCCCTGAGCAAACTGGCGTTTCTGCCGGGGCAGTATGTGAACCTCGGGGTTCCCGGCAGCGAGCAGACCCGCGCTTACTCGTTCAGCTCGTTGCAGCGGGACGGTGAGGTGAGTTTTCTGATTCGCAACGTGCCCGGCGGCTTGATGAGCAGCTTCCTGACCGGCATGGCCAAGGCGGGCGACAGTATGAGCCTGGCCGGGCCTTTGGGCAGCTTTTACCTGCGCGACATTCGCCGTCCATTGTTGCTGCTGGCCGGTGGCACCGGACTGGCGCCGTTTACCGCGATGCTGGAAAGAATCGCCGAACAGGGCAGCGAGCATCCGCTGCATTTGATCTATGGCGTGACCAACGATTTCGACCTGGTGGAACTCGATCGGCTTGAAGTTTTCGCAGCGCGCATTCCGAACTTCAGCTTCAGCGCCTGCGTGGCCAATCCCGACAGTCGGCACCCGCTCAAGGGCTACGTGACCCAACACATCGAACCACGGCATTTGAACGATGGCGACGTCGACGTTTACCTGTGCGGCCCGCCGCCGATGGTCGAGGCGGTCAGCCAGTTCATCCGCGAGCAAGGCATTGCGCCGGTGAACTTCTACTACGAAAAATTTGCCGCCAGCGCGGCCTGA
- a CDS encoding 1,6-dihydroxycyclohexa-2,4-diene-1-carboxylate dehydrogenase, with translation MNRFHKKVALITGAAQGIGRRVAERMAAEGARLILVDRSDLVFELQKELGQSSQVLALTADLEQYSECSRVMRTAVERFDRLDVLVNNVGGTIWAKPFEHYEEAQIEAEVRRSLFPTLWCCHAALPFMLEQGSGAIVNVSSIATRSVNRVPYGAAKGGVNALTACLAFETAGRGVRVNATAPGGTEAPPRLIPRNTAQQTAQEKLWYQQIVDQTLDSSLMKRYGTLDEQASAILFLASDEASYITGMIMPVGGGDLG, from the coding sequence ATGAACAGATTCCACAAAAAAGTCGCGCTGATCACCGGCGCTGCCCAGGGCATCGGCCGGCGTGTGGCTGAACGCATGGCCGCCGAAGGTGCGCGGTTGATTCTGGTCGACCGCTCCGATCTGGTGTTCGAACTCCAGAAGGAATTGGGTCAGAGCAGCCAGGTGCTCGCCCTGACCGCCGACCTTGAGCAATACAGCGAATGCAGCCGTGTGATGCGTACCGCTGTCGAGCGTTTTGATCGCCTCGATGTGCTGGTCAACAACGTTGGCGGCACGATCTGGGCCAAGCCTTTCGAGCACTATGAAGAGGCGCAGATCGAGGCCGAAGTCCGCCGCTCATTGTTCCCGACATTATGGTGCTGCCATGCCGCGCTGCCGTTCATGCTCGAACAAGGCAGCGGCGCCATCGTCAACGTTTCGTCCATTGCGACCCGCAGCGTCAATCGCGTGCCGTACGGTGCGGCGAAGGGCGGGGTCAATGCGCTGACCGCTTGTCTGGCATTCGAAACCGCCGGTCGTGGCGTGCGGGTCAATGCGACTGCCCCCGGTGGCACCGAGGCGCCGCCACGGCTTATCCCGCGCAACACCGCGCAGCAAACGGCTCAGGAAAAACTCTGGTATCAGCAGATTGTCGACCAGACCCTCGACAGCAGTTTGATGAAGCGCTATGGCACGCTGGATGAGCAGGCAAGCGCTATCCTGTTTCTGGCCAGCGATGAAGCCTCCTACATCACCGGCATGATCATGCCGGTCGGTGGCGGTGATCTGGGCTGA
- a CDS encoding NUDIX hydrolase yields MKVRATVICEQDRHILLVRKPRGRWTLPGGKIERGETIAGAAIRELYEETGLGVDGLLYLMELETISTRHHVYEASVINVAEARPQNEICDCIWYPLDAVQNLNTSDATLRIVKAFQRRL; encoded by the coding sequence ATGAAAGTACGTGCAACCGTCATTTGCGAGCAGGACCGGCATATTCTCCTGGTGCGCAAACCCAGGGGGCGCTGGACCCTGCCGGGCGGAAAAATCGAGCGTGGCGAAACCATCGCGGGCGCGGCCATAAGAGAGCTCTATGAAGAGACCGGACTTGGAGTCGACGGCCTGCTGTACTTGATGGAGCTGGAAACGATCAGCACCCGGCATCATGTCTACGAGGCATCGGTCATAAACGTGGCCGAGGCGCGGCCGCAGAATGAAATCTGCGACTGCATCTGGTACCCGCTGGACGCCGTCCAGAACCTGAACACAAGCGACGCCACGCTCAGAATCGTCAAAGCGTTTCAGCGTCGCTTGTAG